The proteins below come from a single Streptomyces tubercidicus genomic window:
- a CDS encoding FAD-dependent monooxygenase, with amino-acid sequence MNKNMNKNTAPRQRALVVGLGVSGIASALRLHKAGWDVVVLEKAAERRSGGYFIGLFGTGIAAAERLGIELPDRLSADIATYNVDRADRRRRAMNFTDAVPGRARLVVRGDIEDGAFHALPEDVEIRYSSVPVALRQDDDGVEVDVEDRAAATATTERFDLVVGADGLRSTVRRLAFGPDEGRIHRLGYMIAACSLPGPAPGYRLKEGIIMAEQGRSAWVFPFADRAPTVLFNYRTDDVDAEFTRPAIDSLRARFGPEPTGGTLGWLLDRFEQAPDHLFDSAEQVRLDRWHQDRVVLVGDAAWCLTLYSGMGASTGLAGADMLGTMLERYPGEVPRALRAWEAKLRPFIEYHQGTGMAMRRLFVPADPTEYRIRSVMNRVMATRPGREFLSKRRHRSESSRMKTIDIALA; translated from the coding sequence ATGAACAAGAACATGAACAAGAACACAGCCCCGCGACAGCGGGCTCTCGTAGTGGGACTCGGCGTGAGCGGAATCGCCTCAGCGCTGCGGCTGCACAAGGCGGGCTGGGACGTCGTCGTCCTGGAGAAGGCCGCCGAGCGCCGCAGCGGCGGGTACTTCATCGGCCTCTTCGGCACCGGGATCGCCGCGGCCGAGCGCCTGGGTATCGAGCTGCCGGACCGCCTCTCGGCGGACATCGCGACCTACAACGTCGACCGCGCGGACCGGCGGCGGCGTGCCATGAACTTCACCGACGCGGTCCCCGGCCGGGCACGCCTGGTCGTGCGCGGCGACATCGAGGACGGCGCCTTCCACGCCCTGCCCGAGGACGTGGAGATCCGGTACTCGTCGGTTCCGGTCGCGCTGCGCCAGGACGACGACGGCGTGGAGGTCGATGTCGAGGACCGGGCCGCGGCGACGGCGACCACCGAGCGGTTCGACCTCGTGGTCGGGGCCGACGGCCTGCGCTCGACGGTGCGCCGGCTGGCCTTCGGGCCCGATGAGGGCCGCATCCACCGCCTCGGCTACATGATCGCGGCGTGCAGCCTGCCCGGCCCGGCCCCCGGCTACCGGCTCAAGGAAGGCATCATCATGGCCGAGCAGGGCCGGTCGGCATGGGTTTTCCCGTTCGCCGACCGGGCGCCGACGGTGCTGTTCAACTACCGGACCGACGACGTGGACGCCGAGTTCACCCGGCCCGCCATCGACTCGCTGCGGGCGAGGTTCGGACCGGAGCCCACGGGTGGGACGCTCGGCTGGCTGCTCGACCGGTTCGAGCAGGCGCCCGACCACCTCTTCGACAGCGCCGAGCAGGTGCGGCTGGACCGGTGGCACCAGGACAGGGTGGTGCTCGTCGGCGACGCGGCGTGGTGCCTGACGCTCTACTCCGGGATGGGGGCCTCCACCGGCCTGGCCGGGGCCGACATGCTGGGCACGATGCTGGAGCGGTACCCCGGAGAGGTGCCGCGGGCGCTGCGGGCCTGGGAAGCGAAGCTCCGCCCGTTCATCGAGTACCACCAGGGCACCGGCATGGCCATGCGCAGGCTCTTCGTCCCGGCCGACCCCACCGAATACCGGATCCGGTCCGTCATGAACCGCGTGATGGCCACGAGGCCCGGCAGGGAGTTCCTCTCGAAGCGGCGGCACCGCAGCGAGTCCTCCCGGATGAAGACGATCGACATCGCCCTGGCGTGA
- a CDS encoding TetR/AcrR family transcriptional regulator, with translation MSRLIEHDSAKAARILDSARDLVVEHGVRKVTIAEIAAAAGVGKGTVYLYWETKEDLFVGLAAREVLGWIDTVTTRIGQDPHTVLPRHLAPLLIRTTHGNPWLRWLRSDDSALRQLLHRPADQERFADASPSAMGNAVITILRDHGIVRDDLPLARQMYALHAVLVGFGNVMAHPAGAGPLNVDDPETALADTVHLLLEKPRDPAARVVAQAAEAVRARFTEIHDSLLELVAAGAAGTR, from the coding sequence GTGAGCCGGCTGATCGAACACGACTCCGCCAAGGCGGCAAGGATCCTCGACAGCGCGCGCGATCTGGTCGTCGAACACGGTGTCCGCAAGGTGACCATCGCCGAGATCGCCGCGGCCGCGGGCGTGGGCAAGGGCACCGTCTACCTGTACTGGGAGACCAAGGAAGACCTGTTCGTGGGGCTGGCCGCGCGCGAGGTGCTGGGCTGGATCGACACCGTCACCACCCGGATCGGCCAGGACCCGCACACCGTCCTGCCCCGGCACCTCGCCCCGCTGCTGATCCGCACGACACACGGCAACCCGTGGCTGCGGTGGCTCCGGAGCGACGACAGCGCCCTGCGCCAGCTGCTCCACCGCCCCGCCGACCAAGAGCGCTTCGCCGACGCCTCCCCGAGCGCGATGGGCAACGCGGTCATCACGATCCTGCGCGACCACGGGATCGTGCGCGACGATCTCCCGCTGGCCCGGCAGATGTACGCCCTGCACGCCGTGCTGGTCGGGTTCGGCAACGTCATGGCCCACCCCGCAGGCGCAGGCCCGCTCAACGTCGACGATCCCGAAACCGCCCTCGCCGACACCGTCCACCTGCTGCTCGAAAAGCCTCGCGACCCCGCCGCGCGCGTGGTCGCCCAGGCCGCGGAGGCGGTGCGGGCCCGGTTCACCGAGATCCACGACAGTCTCCTGGAACTGGTTGCGGCGGGCGCTGCCGGAACCAGGTGA
- a CDS encoding aminotransferase class V-fold PLP-dependent enzyme produces the protein MHRREPLGGAEFAPETTYLNSASSGLLPARSAVALRAALDESASYGTMGRDYFGAAAASREAFARLLGVPAERVAVGSSVAVQSAFVASALPAGAEVLAPEGDFSSLLNPLAAHPGIKLRTVPLEALADAVRPGTALVAFSAVQSLDGRIADMAAVREAARAHGARTYLDITQAAGWLPLRADGFDFVVAGAFKWLLCPRGVTFMAFGGEYGRGEEWPAAPYAGWVAGEDIGASNYGLVRPAATARRFDEPHAHYSYVGAEQSLGLLNELGVETVHGHNTALAEYYRAGLAERGLTPRAAPGSAIVSTPGIADAEHRLAEAGVRISVRGGLLRAAFHLYNSTDDVDRLLALVG, from the coding sequence ATGCATCGACGTGAGCCACTCGGTGGGGCCGAATTCGCGCCCGAGACGACATACCTGAACTCTGCCTCCAGCGGACTCCTCCCGGCACGCAGCGCGGTCGCCCTGCGCGCGGCCCTCGACGAATCCGCTTCCTACGGCACCATGGGCCGCGACTACTTCGGCGCCGCCGCGGCGTCGCGGGAGGCCTTCGCCCGGCTGCTGGGCGTGCCCGCCGAGCGGGTCGCCGTCGGCAGCTCGGTCGCGGTGCAGTCCGCGTTCGTGGCCTCCGCGCTCCCGGCGGGCGCCGAAGTGCTGGCGCCCGAGGGCGACTTCAGCTCGCTGCTCAATCCGCTCGCCGCCCACCCGGGCATCAAGCTGCGCACGGTACCGCTGGAGGCGCTCGCCGACGCGGTGCGGCCCGGGACCGCGCTGGTCGCGTTCAGCGCCGTGCAGTCACTGGACGGCCGGATCGCCGATATGGCGGCGGTCCGTGAGGCCGCGCGGGCCCATGGGGCGCGCACCTACCTCGACATCACCCAGGCCGCCGGCTGGCTGCCGCTGCGCGCCGACGGCTTCGACTTCGTCGTCGCGGGGGCGTTCAAGTGGCTGCTGTGCCCGCGCGGGGTGACGTTCATGGCGTTCGGCGGGGAGTACGGGCGGGGCGAGGAGTGGCCGGCCGCGCCGTATGCGGGATGGGTCGCGGGGGAGGACATCGGGGCGTCCAACTACGGGTTGGTCCGGCCCGCTGCCACCGCACGGCGCTTCGACGAACCGCATGCCCACTACTCCTACGTGGGTGCCGAGCAGTCCCTCGGCCTTCTCAACGAGCTGGGTGTGGAGACCGTCCACGGCCATAACACCGCGCTCGCCGAGTACTACCGCGCGGGGCTGGCCGAGCGCGGTCTGACACCGCGGGCCGCGCCCGGTTCGGCGATCGTCTCCACCCCGGGGATCGCGGACGCGGAGCACCGGCTGGCCGAGGCGGGCGTGCGGATCTCGGTGCGCGGCGGGCTGCTCCGCGCGGCCTTCCACCTCTACAACTCGACGGATGATGTGGACCGGTTGCTGGCTCTGGTGGGGTAG
- the thpD gene encoding ectoine hydroxylase codes for MTTAPERTADLYPTRGTAEVITPRKDPVVWSQPGTAGPFEPSELSDFERDGFFAIGELLTAEEVAVYRAELDRLVLDPTMRADPRSIVEPKSQDVRTVFEVHKISEVFAKLVSDPRVVGRARQILGSDVYVHQSRINVKPGFGASGFYWHSDFETWHAEDGLPNMRTVSVSIALTENYTTNGGLMIMPGSHQHFVGCEGATPKDNYKRSLQMQDAGIPSDEVLTKMADKHGIRLFTGQAGSATWFDCNAMHGSGDNITPYPRSNVFIVFNSVENEAVEPFAAPIRRPEYIGARDFTPVR; via the coding sequence ATGACCACCGCACCCGAGCGCACCGCCGACCTGTACCCGACCCGTGGGACCGCTGAGGTCATCACCCCGCGGAAGGACCCGGTGGTGTGGTCGCAGCCCGGAACGGCCGGCCCCTTCGAGCCGTCCGAGCTGAGCGACTTCGAACGTGACGGCTTTTTCGCCATCGGGGAACTGCTCACGGCGGAAGAAGTCGCGGTGTACCGCGCCGAACTGGACCGTCTCGTCCTCGACCCGACGATGCGCGCCGACCCGCGCTCCATCGTCGAGCCGAAGTCACAGGACGTACGGACCGTGTTCGAGGTGCACAAGATCAGCGAGGTGTTCGCCAAGCTGGTCTCCGACCCGCGTGTGGTCGGCCGTGCCCGTCAGATCCTCGGTTCGGACGTCTATGTCCACCAGTCGCGGATCAATGTGAAGCCGGGTTTCGGTGCCTCCGGCTTCTACTGGCACTCGGACTTCGAGACCTGGCACGCCGAGGACGGTCTGCCGAATATGCGCACCGTGTCGGTCTCGATCGCGCTGACGGAGAACTACACCACCAACGGCGGCTTGATGATCATGCCCGGCTCGCACCAGCACTTCGTGGGCTGCGAGGGTGCGACGCCGAAGGACAACTACAAGCGGTCGCTGCAGATGCAGGACGCGGGCATCCCGTCGGACGAGGTGCTGACGAAGATGGCGGACAAGCACGGCATCCGTCTCTTCACCGGTCAGGCCGGTTCGGCGACGTGGTTCGACTGCAACGCCATGCACGGCTCGGGTGACAACATCACGCCCTACCCGCGCAGCAATGTCTTCATCGTCTTCAACAGCGTGGAGAACGAAGCGGTGGAGCCGTTCGCGGCACCCATCCGGCGCCCCGAGTACATCGGGGCCCGGGACTTCACTCCGGTGCGTTAG
- a CDS encoding ectoine synthase: MIVRSFKDIEGTDRHVKAKSGTWESKRIVLAKERVGFSLHETTLYAGTETSMWYANHIEAVLCVEGEAELTNDETGEKYTITPGTMYLLDGHEKHTMRIKEDFRCVCVFNPPVTGREDHDENGVYPLLTEPESEPETV, encoded by the coding sequence GTGATCGTCCGATCCTTCAAGGACATCGAAGGCACCGACCGCCACGTCAAGGCCAAGTCCGGCACCTGGGAGAGCAAGCGCATCGTGCTCGCCAAGGAGCGCGTCGGCTTCTCGCTGCACGAGACCACGCTGTACGCCGGGACCGAGACGTCGATGTGGTACGCGAACCACATCGAGGCCGTACTCTGCGTAGAGGGTGAGGCCGAGCTCACGAACGACGAGACCGGCGAGAAATACACCATCACGCCGGGCACGATGTACCTGCTCGACGGGCACGAGAAGCACACCATGCGGATCAAGGAAGACTTCCGCTGCGTCTGCGTCTTCAACCCGCCCGTCACCGGCCGCGAGGACCACGACGAGAACGGGGTCTACCCGCTTCTCACCGAACCGGAGTCTGAGCCCGAGACGGTCTGA
- the ectB gene encoding diaminobutyrate--2-oxoglutarate transaminase: protein MTITQPDLSVFETVESEVRSYCRSWPTVFDRAQGSRMTDEDGHTYLDFFAGAGSLNYGHNNPVLKRALIDYIERDGVTHGLDMSTTAKRAFLESFQNIILRPRDLPYKVMFPGPTGANSVEAALKLARKVKGRESIVSFTNAFHGMSLGALAVTGNSMKRAGAGIPLVHGTPMPFDNYLDGTYPDFLWFERLLEDQGSGLNTPAAVIVETVQGEGGINVARPEWLRALADLCERWDMLLIVDDIQMGCGRTGAFFSFEEAGIVPDIVTVSKSISGYGLPLALTLFKPELDIWEPGEHNGTFRGNNPAFVTAAATLDTYWADGQMEKQTLARGEIVEAHLKAIAEEHPDAIAEYRGRGLVWGMELNDKPVADKIAKRAFELGLLIETSGPESEVVKLLPALTTTPEELDEGLRILARAVRDCV from the coding sequence GTGACCATCACCCAGCCCGATCTGAGCGTCTTCGAGACCGTGGAGTCGGAGGTCCGCAGCTACTGCCGTAGCTGGCCCACCGTCTTCGACCGTGCACAGGGCAGCCGCATGACCGACGAGGACGGCCACACCTACCTCGACTTCTTCGCCGGGGCCGGGTCGCTCAACTACGGCCACAACAACCCCGTCCTCAAACGCGCCCTGATCGACTACATCGAGCGGGACGGCGTCACCCACGGCCTGGACATGTCCACCACGGCCAAGCGGGCCTTCCTGGAGTCGTTCCAGAACATCATCCTGCGGCCCCGTGACCTGCCCTACAAGGTCATGTTCCCGGGCCCGACGGGCGCCAACTCCGTCGAGGCCGCGCTGAAGCTGGCCCGTAAGGTCAAGGGCCGCGAGTCGATCGTGTCCTTCACCAACGCCTTCCACGGCATGTCGCTGGGCGCGCTCGCCGTCACCGGTAACTCCATGAAGCGGGCCGGTGCCGGTATCCCGCTGGTGCACGGCACCCCGATGCCGTTCGACAACTACCTCGACGGCACCTACCCGGACTTCCTGTGGTTCGAGCGGCTGCTGGAGGACCAGGGCTCCGGCCTGAACACCCCCGCCGCCGTGATCGTCGAGACGGTCCAGGGCGAGGGCGGCATCAACGTCGCCCGTCCCGAGTGGCTGCGCGCCCTCGCCGACCTGTGCGAGCGCTGGGACATGCTGCTCATCGTCGACGACATCCAGATGGGCTGCGGCCGTACGGGTGCCTTCTTCTCCTTCGAGGAGGCGGGCATCGTGCCGGACATCGTCACCGTCTCGAAGTCCATCAGCGGCTACGGCCTGCCGCTCGCGCTCACCCTGTTCAAGCCTGAGCTGGACATCTGGGAGCCGGGCGAGCACAACGGCACCTTCCGTGGCAACAACCCGGCGTTCGTCACCGCCGCCGCGACGCTGGACACCTACTGGGCCGACGGCCAGATGGAGAAGCAGACTCTCGCCCGCGGTGAGATCGTCGAAGCACACCTCAAGGCCATTGCCGAGGAGCACCCGGACGCCATCGCCGAGTACCGCGGCCGCGGTCTGGTGTGGGGCATGGAGCTCAACGACAAGCCCGTCGCCGACAAGATTGCCAAGCGCGCCTTCGAGCTGGGTCTGCTGATCGAGACCTCCGGCCCGGAGAGCGAGGTCGTCAAGCTGCTGCCCGCGCTGACGACCACCCCCGAGGAGCTGGACGAGGGCCTTCGGATCCTCGCCCGCGCGGTCCGCGACTGCGTCTGA
- the ectA gene encoding diaminobutyrate acetyltransferase: MTAAQADHAGARSDIREFPEGFKLDTPRVEDGAAIWRIARDSKTLDLNSSYSYLLWCRDFAATSVVARDAKGEPAAFITGYLRPERPETLVVWQVAVDDAHRGQGLAAALLDGLTARARDELGVRFVETTVTPDNTASNRLFASFAERHSVPLRSEVLFDAGLFPEQGHEPEVLHLIGPFEPPARPGH; the protein is encoded by the coding sequence ATGACCGCCGCACAAGCAGACCATGCCGGTGCCCGAAGCGATATCAGAGAATTTCCGGAGGGCTTCAAGCTCGACACCCCACGCGTGGAGGACGGAGCCGCGATCTGGCGCATCGCCCGCGACTCGAAGACGCTGGATCTCAACTCCTCGTACAGCTACCTCCTGTGGTGTCGCGACTTCGCCGCAACCTCTGTCGTCGCCCGCGACGCGAAGGGTGAACCGGCCGCCTTCATCACCGGATATCTCCGCCCGGAGCGCCCGGAGACCCTCGTCGTCTGGCAGGTCGCCGTCGACGACGCGCACCGTGGGCAGGGACTGGCGGCCGCACTCCTGGACGGGCTCACCGCCCGCGCCAGGGACGAGCTGGGCGTACGTTTCGTCGAGACCACCGTCACCCCCGACAACACCGCATCCAACCGGTTGTTCGCGTCCTTCGCCGAGCGGCACTCAGTGCCGCTCAGGAGCGAGGTGCTCTTTGACGCAGGGCTGTTCCCGGAGCAGGGCCACGAGCCGGAGGTGCTGCACCTCATCGGCCCGTTCGAGCCACCGGCCCGCCCGGGGCACTGA
- a CDS encoding amidohydrolase family protein gives MSEGAVLHLKGRVLVGPDDVRDELWVVDGRVTFDRPVMARDATTVTGWALPGLVDAHCHVGLDAHGPVDAPTSEKQALTERDAGTLLLRDAGSPSDTRWVDDREDLPRIIRAGRHIARTKRYIRNYAHEIEPEDLVAYVAQEARRGDGWVKLVGDWIDRSTGDLAACWPPGAVKAAIAEAHRLGARVTAHCFAEDTLAPLVEAGIDCIEHATGLTEDTIPLFAERGVAIVPTLVNIATFPQLADGGAAKFPRWSDHMRRLHARRYDTVRAAYDAGVPVFAGTDAGGSLAHGLVAEEVVELTRAGLPAVAALSATTWGARDWLGRPGLTEGASADLVVYESDPREDVRVLAAPRRVVLRGRIVG, from the coding sequence ATGAGTGAAGGTGCGGTGCTGCACCTCAAGGGGAGGGTCCTCGTCGGACCGGACGACGTGCGCGACGAGCTGTGGGTGGTCGACGGCCGGGTGACGTTCGACCGGCCGGTGATGGCACGGGATGCCACCACGGTGACGGGCTGGGCCCTGCCGGGCCTGGTCGACGCGCACTGCCATGTGGGCCTGGACGCACACGGCCCGGTGGACGCCCCCACCAGCGAAAAACAGGCGCTCACCGAGCGTGACGCCGGCACCCTGCTGCTCCGCGACGCAGGATCCCCCTCCGACACCCGCTGGGTCGACGACCGCGAGGATCTGCCCCGGATCATCCGGGCCGGCCGCCACATCGCCCGTACCAAGCGCTATATCCGCAACTACGCGCACGAGATCGAGCCGGAGGACCTGGTCGCCTACGTCGCCCAGGAGGCCCGCCGCGGCGACGGCTGGGTCAAGCTCGTCGGCGACTGGATCGACCGCTCCACGGGCGATCTGGCGGCCTGCTGGCCCCCGGGGGCGGTGAAGGCGGCCATCGCCGAGGCGCACCGGCTGGGCGCCCGGGTGACCGCCCACTGCTTCGCCGAGGACACCCTCGCCCCGCTCGTCGAGGCCGGAATCGACTGCATCGAGCACGCCACCGGGCTCACCGAGGACACCATCCCGCTGTTCGCCGAGCGCGGAGTGGCCATCGTCCCCACGCTCGTCAACATCGCCACCTTCCCGCAGCTCGCGGACGGCGGCGCGGCGAAGTTTCCGCGCTGGTCGGACCATATGCGGCGGCTGCACGCCCGCCGCTACGACACCGTCCGGGCGGCCTACGACGCCGGAGTGCCCGTCTTCGCCGGTACGGACGCCGGCGGCTCGCTCGCCCACGGGCTGGTGGCCGAGGAGGTCGTCGAGCTGACCCGGGCCGGTCTGCCCGCCGTGGCGGCCCTCTCCGCCACCACCTGGGGCGCCCGGGACTGGCTCGGCCGCCCCGGCCTCACCGAGGGCGCCTCGGCGGACCTGGTGGTCTACGAGAGCGATCCGCGCGAGGACGTCCGGGTGCTGGCCGCGCCCCGCCGGGTGGTGCTGCGGGGGCGGATCGTCGGGTAG